DNA from Branchiostoma lanceolatum isolate klBraLanc5 chromosome 6, klBraLanc5.hap2, whole genome shotgun sequence:
TCTAACCTTGAACCAAATAAACCTCTTGGCTAGGACTTAAACTGCGCTTTAACATGATCAGTTATTGGACTTCTAGTGTGCATATTTTGGTGTGCCAGTCAGATGTCAGTCATGTTCTTTACGTCACGACACAAGTATCGTAGGAGTTATGAGATGTTCTGGGTAACATACGTCAGTCCAGCCTCATTTCAACAAATGTGCAAAAAGGATTGAAAGAATGCCCCATGGCCATATCTTTAAGGCATCCATTTTTCTCACATCGTTCCAGACAGTATCTTGCCCTAAAGGCGAGTTGCTGTAGCTAGCTGTAGGTGCAGCTGTTACGTTTCACTCAGGTTCCCCGCTAGTCCGACCGGGATTGGTAGAAAACCCCTTGCTGCAGCAATCGCTGCCTCCGCTGTCCCCAGACTCCCGGGGGGCAGCGCGTGTGATTGCCTGGGCTGAGCAGATAACAATGCTTTATTATCTCTTCATGCAGGAGGGAGCCTGCCAGATATTACCGTCGCGCGCGCCGCGGGAGGGCCCGATGCAGGATAATGCCAGCAGTAATAAAGACAAGAACTCTAGTTAATGGTTACCCCGGGGCTGGGATGATACACCGTGTCCTCATCTGTTTTCTATATCCTGATGTTGTCTGAAATTGATATGATATCGACCAAAATGGTGAATAGATACTAGAATCAGGAAACTTAAATCAACACCAATGTCTGCCTTTGaaaaaacctgacaaaatttAGTTCCCGAGAAAGAAAAAGGGAATCACTCGATCTGCATTTATCTGTGAAGGTTTGAACATTCTCTTATTGAATGGAGACTAGCATCACATCATGGTGTAGTACATATAACACCCATATATATTATCATGTAGGGACAAAATATGATAGAGTTATCCAATGGAAAAGTGCCAGCTGTTTCAGTTACCTACTTGCAAATAGCCTAAGATCAAGATAAGATGCAGTGAAAAGGTTGCACTTGCCagtgaagtaaagaaaaagagATCTAGCTATAAATCTGACGAATCTCCACATTACCAGCCTGATATTGACACAGTACTTCCTCCCCACAGAGTAGCTAAAGGCATCAGCCAGTAACGGTCTTCACGGGAAGCACACTAATATCGGCCGGTATAGATGCACCGTGTGGCGCCAGAAACTGGCATTTCTTTCCGAAAAGACTGTGCTACAAAGTTAACAGGCATTGTTTAAGGACGAATAGTTAAGTTCTGAGGTACTTTGATGAATCTAGTCACTAAAACAGTTGGAAGTCTATCTTGACGGCCTATAAAATTCTTCTCGCTAGTTTCAAATTGCTTCCTATTTTTACAATGTCTCTGTTGGTGCTTCCAATGCCTTATTGCCGGAAACACATTAAGATGAACGTtgtttttgctggattttttcATACACTGTGTAACTTTATTTTTTAGAATAGGCAGCTGTTCGTTGTCAATAGAGGAGCTACGTAAGGTCTATGACTTTCTTTCTGCCTTCAAGCGACGTATTCGTGGCATTTCTTTCCTTGACACGTTAAAAAGTCCAACTCCGTCCCAAAGAACTCACCAAATGGTAGCGTCTCAGTTGTGACCGATTAGTAGACTCTTCCTATGATTTCCGCGGTCGTTACAAGTCCGGAGCGACGTGTGTTGGGCCACACAGCGACCATCCGTCTCGACCGGGGGATTTCAGAACCCTATCTAGGTAATGGCACCTTTCTCCGGAGACCTACTTTCATGAGGAATCCGGTATGCAGTTTTAAACCCGTATCAATCATACATGGACGCCGCTCCATCCGCGATCCCAGGAGTTTTTTTAACCCAGCAAGTTTGACGTCTTCCCGCCTGCTGGAGCAGCGATGGTCTGCACGGGACTCATCTTCTAATGCTCCTAACTCCATGTGATGGACGCCAGTACCTTCAAGTCTTCCCTTCAATATTTGAGCATCCATAAGTTTTACTTCTATCCCGTATTATAGTGGTGACGACACGTGTCCTTCACCCTTTACATGGGCACGCACTGGTACCTACGACAGATAAAACGTCGTACATGCACCTCACTTTTCATAGCAAATTGCATATTTGCTCATAAAATTGCTCTTAAAAGTAGTCCCGAGCCAATTGCAGACGCTATATCACATTTCCGTAAGCCTGGTGGACAGTCTTTGTCATCAGGAATGACAGCCGCCTCCAGGCATGACGGGCTGTTGCGATGTGATCGACCAATCCTTCAACTGTTACTATATCGCGGGCAAAAATGGCAGAAAAAGTTTGGGGGAAGTTTGTCAATCTATGCGTGATATGAGTTAAATCGACTTAAACACTGCACTATTGCTTACACAGGCTGGGACTCTGCAGATCTGGCATGCTAGCCCCATATAGTAGCTACTATAAAATGTATAGATACAATTATGTTGCCATATACTCAAGTTTCATCATTCTCGTTAGTATCAGCAAACTTTGCGGTCCGTGAAAACTTTGCATGtacaataatgtacatgtactgctacattatgtaataagCTAGGTCAGAGTGGCACTCCGCCCCAAGAGACGTGAAAACTACAGCCCGCTGCACCGTGAACACACGAGACAAAAGGGCCCTGGAGCGCAGGTGCTCCCGAAAGGCCTGCTTGTCACGGGTCAGGGAAAAACAAACCGTACCTGATGAGCCGAACTCAAACCTGTTTTTGCGCTTTTGTGTCCAATTGTAACGCCCCAGCCGCCGTGTCACATCAAAAATACATTACACACACGCCTACGTCAAGGCGAGATGGATGAGTTAGGCCACTGCTCTCTCCAAAAGTCCTCAATATCAATCcacctactgtgaaattaaacaAGCTCCACAGATTGACAGCCATTCGGTATCGAACATAATCAATCCACATGTCATCGTTTATCGGCATTAGAAATCATCTCGGAGACCTTTTATTGAGCAaactttttatcttcgccgaccTTGTAAGGAATGAATGCTTGAATGTTGAACTTCATCCGTTTTCAATGAGGAATGCATTTGTCAAGAAACCTTCTTTTCATTAGATGTCAAGTTGCACGGTTAGTTTCAGAGAAGAATCGGCTCCATCTGACAAGTGGGAAAATTAAAGCGGGAGACACTTTGTGCTGTGACGGCAAAAGCGCCAGTAATGTAGATGAGTATCAGGACCTGGTGACTCAGAAAACGTTTCAGGTGACCACGAGTATAAATAAAAGCCATGCTTGACAAACGAGCTTCTGGTGACCTTATCTTGAAGCCCTACAGGTGGAGGCAAATATGGCAGCAATATGGAGTACTTTGTCTGACCCTTGAAATATTACAACCATAAATTGATTGTAATATTCCAGTTAGAAACAACTTTGTTAACTTTTACGAATCGATGGCGGATTCTCAACTGAAACTCAATGGGCGAAAGTCATAAAACCCAACAGGCCAAATTGTTTGTAACTGAGTAATAGTGTACAATTTAATTTTGGTGTCTTCAACTTTTGCTAAAATGTTGGGACACAAGTATGGAATTTTTCAAGTATATCAAGGAGATAAATCATTATATATGTGAAAATGTTTCTCTAATATGCCTTGTAATTTAATGACTGATAGACAGTGTTGATTGAATATTTTGCACAGGACACTACATCATCATGACTGTAGACTTCTACCTGAAGAGGAACATGGGGTACTTCCTCATCCAGACGTACCTCCCCTGCATCCTGATCGTCGTGCTTTCCTGGGTCTCCTTCTGGATCAACAAGGAATCCACCCCAGCCAGGGTAGCCTTAGGTAAAACATCAGCACTAATCTACAGGTCGCCTTCAGTGGGAGTAAATCACTCGCTAAGTAGTTTTCTTGCAGGACCTCCTGGTGGAGACCTCGCAACGATTAGTAGTATTCCGACATAACTGCTTCTAATGCCATATATGGCAAAACTCAAAGGCATGTGAAACGCTCCTACCCATTACCTGATGTTATCAGGTCATCACAGAGCTGTGTCCGCAAGCAAAGGTAGAAACAAAGTGAAGCATCAATCCCCCGCGTAGCTACTGGTTAAGTAAAGGTGTGTGAGCAAAGACCGACTAAAAGGTTTTTAGCAACCTAGTTCGACCATTGTATCAGTCATTCTTAATCCTGACATGATCCTTTAACTGTGAGACATTCGTCAAAAAGAAAGGGGCCAACCAGAGGGAAATCTCGTCAACCTGTTTCTGGTTTAAAGCCCCACATTTTCATGGAATATTCAATAAATCATCACTAACTATTGATGCTATGTCAAACATAGCTTATTGTGCGTATTTCTAAAACCTTTGGAAAGCTGTTTAAAAGATGACCTACTTTGTAAATTGATGTCGGACCCGGAGGTTAATCTGACATGTCAGTCGTGCTAAATGACGGTATGGTCAGGAATCGATGCGCTGCTTACAGGGCAATTTTCAAATAAAGGTGACGTAAGGAAGTCTACTTGCATTATGACGACTTGTTTTATCTGAGTTAGTTCTAGAATCGTCTAAAAAGAGTTCAACAAATCTATTTGTTGTGATTTGAATGCCAATACTGCAAGCTAAagctcaattttcaaaatctatagaACAGAAAATCCCCCCCAAAGTTGCCTTCAATCTTATCTTTTTACTTTGATCTTGAAGTAGGAGTGGAAGAACGACTTGATGGAAGGAGGGGATTTGACTGCGCAGTTCTGTTTAATCTGATTGAAACCTGTTCCCAGAACTAATTGTAGAAACGACTGATAACATTATTTTATGTCTCCATAGTTTATTAGTCCGGTAGACGATAGGCTTCTTGAAAGCTGCCTCTTGTCTGCAGCACAGTTGAGTTGCCGCTTTGTTCTGCACCATTACCTAGATCAAATTTAGCGATACTCCGCGCGAACTGCAAGCTCCAACCGGAATCCTTGAAATATAGCATTTCTACTGCAGCGTTGCATTTCAACTAATGTGATATGATATCAAATATCACTGGGGGCTACATCAAACAGTGGTTCACCTAATGTGCAGGTTATTACTAGTCTACGCATTTCGATTGCTATCAGTTGTAGTAGCGGTTTGTCTTCCAACCATCAGCTGTGCTTCGGGGATGGATTGTTTTAACAAGAAAGTAAACTGGACGACAACGGTAAGAAATGAACTCATCAAACAAGAAATAAGTAAAGAGGGTGTAGTTTTAAAGGGACTACTAACTACCAAAAAACACCGTCAGAGAGGTCCTCTTGGAGATCGTACTTGCACCAAAGCAACTGATGAATAGAATAGGGTGGTCCCCAAAAGAAGTCCCTTTGCAATTTGTACCGTATCATCATTTCATCGTGCTTTTCAAGACGTAAATGAGGAAATGATTGCAATTTGGATATCACTGAGTTTTCTTGATGGAAACATTACATCACGCTGTGTGACAGCATTTTGTCCAGGACACTTCACTGTCCAGTTTTTGTACAGAAGTGACCGTTCTCTAATGCTGCAACTCCAAACCTCACTTGCAACGGGAGAGCTCTTAGGCGGATTTCTCACCAGGTATCAGATTCAGATATAACAATTTCCCTGACCCGACCGGAACAGCCATGATTACTAAGGTCATTATAGGTCGTTTCCCTAAAAGGTCAAAGACCTTAAGTCAAGACCTGCCCAATAATCGATACACTAATTTCCGCTCCGATTGTACTCCTTGGTTTGTACCATTCTGCTACATGTTTTCTCCTAGCTAGTAGTTTTCCCATTTCTTTTAACTACTAGATATGTTTTTACTATGTGGCCTAAATGAAAATGTTAAGGCCAGGGAGACATAAAACTATGGTGTCTCTAAATCATTTGAGATAAGGGCTACACATTCATAGCTAGACAATAACAACTCTGGTCGTTTGGAAACCATGTTACAATGTTCGACAACTGCAGGCATTACGACGGTGCTGACGATGACGACACTCAGCACCAGTGCGCGGCACTCCCTGCCCAAAGTGTCCTACGCTAACGCCATGGACTGGTTCATCGCCGTGTGCTTCGCCTTCGTCTTCGCTTCCCTGGTGGAGTACGCATGCGTCAATTACTTCTCCATGAGAAAGCCCTCGGCTCCCCCGATACGTAACGTTCAGGATGAAAACGAGGACTATGACAATGAGGTATGCTTTCACTCCTTGCTttaatgtattttgttgttgtctcgGTCATATTTTTGTTATTGCCGAACAACGACCTACAACAACTTTTTCTGTCGCAAGACTGCCACAACACATTCACGACTGTCCAACGAATGCCCTTGATTTTCTGTCTCTTTAAATCAAGCAACAAATTTAACCAGGCCCTTAGATATCAACTTATATTTACCGGTAGAGAGTCTAAGAAAAGAGATGTTGCCATTTCTGCAGTTTTGttacttgtctgtttgtttgtttgtttgcttgtttgttaaaTGATTTTGTACTTCGCAGGGTACTTCCGCCGGAAACGGAAAGGGAGGCGCCGAAGTGAAGGAGAAGACCGGATGCTGCAGTGTTTTCCGGGGCCGCTGGTGGCCTCAGCTAGTGAAGTGTATGAGAAACAACATCCTGTACCGGGCCGAGTCCGAGGACAATGTGAGCAACATCGATAGACTCTCTCGAGCCATGTTTCCGTTTACCTTCGGCATCTTCAATGTTGTCTATTGGCTCGCCTATTATATTGAGTAAAACTGTACCGAATATCTGGTGCCGGGTTCTGTATTGGTTGCAGCACACTGCAGATTAGCAAAACCAGGATCCTTACGACATCAAGTGTCTGCTGTCTACCAAGAAACGTAAAAAATGTCCCTGTAGAGCTCAACCATGGTGAATATCTGTACAAAAAACGATATGATACGTGGACGACGTATGTAGACAAATCGAGTTAAATTGTAGAGAATGAAGTTGGATGCACTTTGACGTTTTCAAAGTATTCAAAGATTATGCATATATGGAATAACAAGGACCTGGAAATGTTACAGATGTTTTCAATGTAAAGACTTGACGTTGTTGTATATACATGGCATTTTCAAGTTAACTATGATATTTCTCAACAAGCACCGTGACCAAAGAcacaatatgttttgttttgtgcttCATTTGTAAAGTGTTCAGATTCTTTATTGTATTTTATCGCACGATGTGAATTAAAGTCAATACAAAAACTAGGTCATTGTTGGCTGCGGGCAGTTTTAAACACCTTGTTCTGTTTGTTATCTTCCGTTTTCTGTACTTAGTAATATTCTACTTCTTATCATAATCACAGCACCCATTAGACAGCAGCCTACAGCTATATGCGTTTATGGTTTAACGAATAAAAGATAACCAGACATATTCTCAAAAGAGTTCCCTTGGCGGCACCGCATGGCACTATCTGAATACACCCTCCCATCGCGGCAAAAACTTATTCCGGCTTCAAGGCACATTAAACTTTTGACATATCATTATTCAATCCAAGATATTTGTCACGTTGTTTACAGGGTGGTTACTTGTGAAATGAATTGTCTTAATGTGATTATCGACATAGAATTCAGAAATTGCATTATGTGTTCAATAACAGGGCAGCCTTTGCTGACTCCTACCCTATGACACAGCCTTTACAAGCTGATGATTGATACTTCTACCTAGAAAAGGGCCGCCTAATCACTGCACACATCGTTGTCTCATAGACGTTATTAAGAAAAAGCTCTTTAGAAGATTTCCCAAAGGTGCAGCTGGTTACATGATATATGAGGACAGGAAATATTAGACACATCGTCATTACCTTCTTTCTTTAACCAGTGTTTCCCCCGAAATTAATGGAGAAAACCAAGAAGTGTCCCTGCTACAAGTACTACCTGGATGTGTTTTCATAAAGTTTGAAGTTCGTGTCTTTAAGTGGTTGTGTAAATACTACGAGGTTCCAATAAACGGCAAACAATTATAACCATTATGAGAATTCCCTCCAAGCTACCTTTTGATGAGTATAATTACAACATCTGTGTAGAACACAGACTTTATTTGAAACATTGAGTAACGTTGTATATCATGGGTGAAGGCGtagtatcatacatgtaggtcttgagGCTAAAAACTTAAATTCTAATGACGTAGCAATCAGTGTGGCCGCGGGTGAATAGAGAAGctattttcaattttaattACACATTCATGATATGAAGTTAACAGCATCTTCTAtcatttgattatttttttttaaaatatgacATTAGCTAATCTATGCTGATAAAGGCATCATTTCTACGATAAATATCGAACACCATCAATTTCCGTAAAAAATAACTCATGGGACATGTAGTGTGCGTAATACTAGTAATGGATATTGGTAAGTACAGATTACCCAAGTTAGGgagcaatttgcataatcaatgagaagatTGGCACTGTTaatgacgaaggtatgaggtcgttaAGATGTAGTTCCCAAAAGAGTTCATATCTACATGCGGTATATTAAGACAGGAAAAGAGGCACGCGACGGGATATTTTCCGAAATTCCAAAGCCTCATTATAGAGAGTCTATTAAACTAATCTTTTGTAAGTTATTACGTGTTCTAAGTAGCAGATTGTATACCTGGGGGCAAACACAGCGTATGACGCTGTTATGAACAGACGGTAGTGTGAATGGATGCCAATAAAGATCTGCTGATGACAAATCCAATAGAGCGACGACCGAAACTTTGATCTCTGATCATAAATCATGGCATAACGAAGATTGTTAGCTTTGTCCTTGTTGTCAAATTACTTTCTACTTCATGATTAAGTATGACGGCCCCCCGTTGATATCCTATGATTAATGACAATGTCCTCTGATACGTGGACAGTCTAATGCTAACCGTCGAGAAAACGTTTTTGTCTGCCTAGGCGTTAGATACTGCTGCTTATCTTGGCTGGTGCAAAAATGTCCTTTTGCTAATAACAAAAAAGTCTGGGAACGGACTTTAAGCTGACAAATGTATCGCACTAGTTTGTCAGTGTACTTCATTTGGCAAGCTTCGTTTATCATTCCTATTCAGACGGGAAGGTTTTAGAGGACTTTATTCAGACAAAAGTGCCTCGTGAGCTGTTGGTAACCCATTATGCAGGTTTTGTTTATCATTCAAATGCAGAAGCAGCTGACGGAAGATAGATGTCCCCCCAGCAGAGCACCAAGCTTACACATGTGCACAAACTGAGAAGGGCGATAAATTCTCCTTCTCACACTGGCTTCGAATGATATCAAGTTGCCACCCACCATGACTTCCGCCTGGAAATAAACTGGCAGTGTTGCTTCTTCAAACCTATGCCTTATCTTCTTGTGGAAAAGCAATGTATTAATTTTCATATTGCATCTTTGACAAAGTCAGACGTTTTATCATTTAAGCACACAGGCAAGAAACCTTTAGTAACACAGTATGGCATGGTGACCGGTAGAATATGGCTTGAATATCTTAAATTCGTTTCAATTTGTTGCTACCACAAACAACAAATCAATCTCCAATAAGTAGGATGTGATAAGATCATTTTAATAAATACGATATAGTCAATTCCAAAGCCTTTTTTTGGCAGTGTCCCCGATCAAATATTTAAAGGCAGAAGCACGTGTTGGTGTATGAAAATGTCAGTGGCATAAATAAATGATCACTTCGATGTAGCCTGTAGTTCACTAAAGCTTGTCGTGTATACTAGCTATACATTATCGCGCAATTCTGGTGATTTAGCGTCTCTGCTGAGAGAAATTTATGAGGTAACCTTCTACTGAAATAAGGTAAGACTTCATTTTGATTACTCAGGGATTTGACAGGCCTAGATGGGGGAAAGGGGTAATTCTCTAAAGGATACGCTTCAACAGACAACACAATTCAGAAATAGCGacgtttttcttcttcctcGAGTAATACAAATAGCGTTCCATGTACGCCAGTAACAAACTTATAGAATAAATTTAACCCCTGTGACAGACTCATGAAAAGTACAAAGAACAGAGATAGATTTTAAGGATGTAGAAATTATGTTTTGAgctaaggtaggatgcatataAATCTATTTTGTTTTGCTACTTTTAAGACACCACAGGCTGTGTATGCTAGGTGGTTTTTCGATTTATGAAAACAAAGTAAGGAATACACAGACATTTGACCGGCAACATATCATCTTTTATTCCCGATACTTTCCATACAACCGTACTAAAACCATTTCGTTAAACACGAAGGATTGCTACTTGTCTACAGGTTTGAGAGCACTTGACGTTTTTGTCCATAAAAGTTGAGGCAACTTTGGTACTGACGATTGCTAACATTCTAGCACCGGACTTTTTACAGGATATGGCACCAACGTTCTTATAACCTCTTGGCATAAGGTAAAACTCACTTAGTCAATATGACCTTTGACAATCGTTTTAAGGGTACGAGATTAACTATCTCTCTTTACGTAACGATAGTAAGTGTTTTATATTATTTTCATTCCTTCATTACACACCATCCCACAAAAGTATATTCTTATAATGCAGCATTCAAGACAtagtaaaacaatatttttgggGAGGAGGAGGGGATATTAAAGACGATTTCACATCTCTGTTATAGGGGCTTGATATTTTTCTCTTGTTATTTCGCAAGCCAGAGATTTCTCTCCGTGCTTTACAGAGCTGTTGTCTTGTACGAGTAGGTTGAAGTCGACGACGGGACGTACCTCGGTCTGTACACAGACGAGTAATTCGAGAGCCCGCTCGAGCTAGTCGATCTATAATTAGAGTTCAAACTAGAGTTTCTCAGGGAGGTTGATCTAGAATACCCCAGTAGCGGGCCCCCTATGTTCGCTGTTAGATTCAGGGACCTTGTGTACGAAGTAGATAACCGAGATGACTCAGGCGTGTATGTAGAGTAACTTGATGAACTTGAACTCAGCGTTCTCCCATAATTCCCAGAATAGCCAGTGTCATAAGACACAGACCTGCCAATAGCCGAACGAGAAGCTCTAGTGTCCTCCTGGCGACTTGACGACCGTGAACTTTCACTGCTGGAGCTTGAACTTGAACCTGTGGATCGGAGGGAGCTTGAGCGCGACCACGGCTCTCTGGTCGATTCTGACGCACGGCGCGTGCGCGATGTGTAAGATGACGCGGACGAGTCCGTGTCGGTTTGACCCCGCCGAAAGGAACTCGATGAGTACGATGAATACCTGTCTGATGACGTCGCCGTGTCGCTGCTTGTGGACCGCCTATTCCTGGCGCTGTCACGTGCCGACCCGGCCCTACACAGCGGGGTGTAGTGGGAATACGAGAAACCTAAAAAGACGGTATCGCCGCCGCCGAACTTAAACCCCTTTGGTCGGTAGGAAATTCTCCTGTTGCCGTGCCGGTTGGATATCACGCAGACTTCCCTGCCGAACGTGTTGGCCACGGCCTGCAGGACGATCTCGTCCCCCCAGGTCCCGTCCATCGTCATGGTACGCAGGTAGCTCTCCCAGGCGGACTCGGTAGCGCCCGGCAGCCAGTTCTTTATGTGCTCTCCGTCAACCTACATGGAGGGAAGATATATATGTAGAGatttttactttttatttatttttatacatctttattcaaacattaGTACATATCACAATACATTGACTGGGGTCGTTCGCACTGGCCTTTTGGCTAGGGTGCGGTCCCCATGACTTTCTTTACAGCCAGCTCTCCGTCAACCTGTAAGTGGGAAGGGACGggacaacatatacatatagagAATTCAAGGACAAGAAGGAATCTGAAAGAAGTTTACCGacacaaaaatgcacaaatgaAAGTAGAGGGGCAAATCAGCCAAATTGCACAATCTGGAAACTGATAttcaaaaaaataaaaccattcgaTTTCTGCCTAACAGTTATGTGCTGAAGCTGTTTGACTTAGTGAAATGAGTGCACATATTGACACATAACAACATCATCCTGTATGGTGAAACCCGTGATGAGCAGccatttgtcatttttgtaccTATGATATTAGGAAATGCTTTACAGAAGTTAATTTGTGGTTGACATGACGAAAGGAAGAGTCTATAATTAGACACGATTTGGTTCATTTAAAGGGTGACTTAGTGACATGAGTGTACACATTGACCCATAACAACATCATCCTGTAATGGTGAAACCCGTGATGAGCAGCCATTTGTCATAGTTGATCCTATAATCAGGGAATGACTTTCAGAAGTTAATCTGTGGTTGACATAATGAGAGGAAGAGTCTATAATTAGACAAACTCCATGTAATTTAATTCACACATGTCCACCACACTACACTAGCGTGTGTATAATCACCAACTACATTTAGTGAGAGTAGGGCGTTGTAGGGATAAAAACATTTGCTATCCTGACAAGTTCTATCCGGAGCAGTATCAATTCAACTTATCTGATTAACGTTATCAGTCCTCAGTATCCGCACGAGATAGTGTCACACTGAATTAAGTTCAACGCTACCTTATAAATGGTGTGTAGTAGGAGTTATAGAGTTGAATTGGGTCATCACCCTTCATACTACAAGGCACGCGCTCCAAATGATTTGCCGGGAAGTCTATCAAATTGCCATAAATTGGAGATTAATTTTGTCCCAAGAAGAACTTAAACGCTGCCTCGTTGCCTTTGTACAAGCAGAATAATTCGCCCCATTTCGCGGAGTATATCAAAAGAAATTCCAACAATGAGGGTTTAATAACCGCTACACATGGTTGAAGATCACATCATTAGTTATGGCCTTTTCTTCACAAGCGATAGAAAGATCTTTACCTTTAAACTGTGCCATAAATAACCTATAGAAACGCAATAGTCCTGACCGGGGATCGTGTTACGCTCGTCGATATTTCCTGATTTACGGAAACGTTACGTCAGGACTAAACGTgatgaaaaggttgattccccTAGGGTAATCAGCAAGTGTAAAACAAGTTATGAAAAGTCTTGTTGGATTGCGTCCTTCTTTTTCACCATCGTTAATGAGAATATAGTCGTCCTGATGGCTGTTGCGCACAG
Protein-coding regions in this window:
- the LOC136436237 gene encoding sericin-2-like; the protein is MADYGLSGRLRSEGLEVMESVPGDGNCLFHAVARHLEGKPSAAEVRRKVVSWLHSNPYVDGEHIKNWLPGATESAWESYLRTMTMDGTWGDEIVLQAVANTFGREVCVISNRHGNRRISYRPKGFKFGGGDTVFLGFSYSHYTPLCRAGSARDSARNRRSTSSDTATSSDRYSSYSSSSFRRGQTDTDSSASSYTSRTRRASESTREPWSRSSSLRSTGSSSSSSSESSRSSSRQEDTRASRSAIGRSVSYDTGYSGNYGRTLSSSSSSYSTYTPESSRLSTSYTRSLNLTANIGGPLLGYSRSTSLRNSSLNSNYRSTSSSGLSNYSSVYRPRYVPSSTSTYSYKTTAL